DNA sequence from the Salvia splendens isolate huo1 chromosome 19, SspV2, whole genome shotgun sequence genome:
TATTCACAACTAAAACTATTACCGttaacaatttaaaaatttatagatCACCTTATCCACTAAAATCACATATACAAATATTACAACAACTAATGTCGATCACTAATGTCACTATCactatttttctgtttttttttttatctttttctctctcttacttgtacattgtgcattaaaatttttgttatttcaaaatttattattttttaaaaggagagactaaattgaaacaaacgGCAAATCTTATTTGCCTTTAATTTTAGATACTTGTATtcagttttaaaaaaaactaaattctCCAATTAAGCACAAAGTTTTACTCCTACTAAAGTAGAAAAAGCTAagtaaatattagtaataaattaagaaaGGGCAGATTGttaggaaaaaaataatactacaattTATCAGATTATGGTCCTTTTCAAACATACAAGGTTTAATCCTTTTTGGTCATGACTACGATTCAGTTATTATCGGATAATCAATCACCACTAGCGACTCCCTCTCTATGCATTATGACTGTGAGCTGTAAAAGAATGCTCAAAGCTTCCTCATAGGCTCATACGATTTTACCTAATTTGATTTGTAAGAttgtattttataattaaagtacatcatataatacttattttttatttgtgtcCTCTAATTTTAACTATGAGATCAACAACAAGGACCATTTTTATAGTGTCGATGatatatttaaaaacacaaattaacATCCTTAATTGTACAAAAACATGTCCTTAACGATTCTTTTTGTTATAGCGGTCTTatatttggttcatgagattgaatctcataatTTAATCTTAAGTAGATAATCATGTGATAACTAGTAATAGTCATTCATTTCAATTAAagcaatttcataatttaatcctagaaaagtactccctccgtgcaCGAATAGGAgccccatttttccattttagtcctcTACGAATacgagtcccggttcacttttaccattaaTGGTAATAAGTCCCAcgtttcactaacttattccacttatatttcatttaaaattaaagtgagactcatattaaactaactttttccattcaattttttaaaacttcgCACTCTTAAGAACTAAAGGAGACTTCTAATGGTAGACGAAAAGAGTAATCGTTAATAAGTCATGCCAACGAAACGGCATCATATGGGACTAACTAATCGTGAGATAAGTACAGGTTATTTCCTAATATACAAACACCAaacttattttaaaaattactctctccgtcccggaTTAGGAGTCACTTATTGTTATGGCTTGGGTTTTAAGAAAGAGTtgaagtgtgtaataaataaagtgAGATagtggagtgtgtaataaatgaagtgagatggtagagtgtaataaatgaagtgagttgGTTGAAGGTGAGtcccttttgactttttggaTTTAAAAgatattttggtttattttaatgtagataatgatatttttatgtaattttgatgAATAATGGGGTAAAATTGTATAACCAAATATGAAAAATTCTAAATGTGACTATTAAATTGGGACGAACTTTTATGGCAAAAAATGACTCTTGAtctggaacggagggagtaattaattgTTAGTATTTGTTATCAATCTTAATTTATAAACACTACATTTTCTGCATGGCAGAAGCAACGTGGGACGCTATTGTCATGCCACCTTATCTTTCTGAACACGTGTCAACAATTCCACATGCGTGCGTTTGAATACAAATACAACAGAATTTAgtgaaattgaagaaaaaaattagTCAATGGAGAAAGAGAATGAAAATAAACAAGAGCAGAGAGAGGAGAAGCACCAGCCGCCCTACATTTCATCGATGCAACCAGTGACTACGGAGGCATACGGCGGCGGGATGTACGGCGCAGAGGAAGGCGCTCAAAAGAAGCCGCCGGCAAGCGACACCCAAAGCGCTGATGGGCCGGCCGAAGCGACCATCGAGCCCAAGCATAAGCCGCCGCCCTCCACCGGAGATCCGGATCTTGATGTAACTGGCCAATCTTATATTCAGTGactaattttacttcaccctCAATCTGTTTTTGTATCTTTTTCACTTGGAAATGTttgtatttaatattttaggTTCTGATTTTAAGATTTTAGTTTATTGAAGAATCATGTTTTTATAAGTATGCATggcaatattttattttatacataatataaatgtagggatgtattcattttctttttatatcttTTGTTTTATCGTTCTTTTAATCTCAACTctacgattttgtcatccgacggttagattgatgttacgtgtcatttaataatgcagattttcagttcaataatgcacataatgtataccgactaataatgtattattatagtataataatgcagatttctagttgaataatgcacacagactaataatgcaaatttttcgtcgaataatgcagatcatcataTTATCTAATTCAAGGATCTAAGGGTTCTGATTAAAAAGAATATTGGACTGAAAAACTGTGAAGGATTTTAAGGCACCCTAATTTATATAAATGTAAAAGACATAAATCGATTTTACAATTATGTACCTTTATCAATTATTACACGTCGGTTATAGTTGTGAACTAAAAAGACTTTTGTGTAGATAAAAGACTATGGCTCCAATAGTGACGTTTTAAAGAATGTATTTTCACCTGATACTTTAGCATTTCATTTGAAAATTCGACAACCGATTATCTCTGAATACAATCATAAAGAGTAGCAATTTATACTTTACGTCTAAAGAATTGGAAATATACAATGGCCGTGTGTATCAGTAAATAACTCTCTTAAATACTTGACTTTATTCTTGTATTTTTCTGCACTGTCAATACCCACCACCGCCTATGCatgcattatttttaaaattttaggcACTAATAGTATTCATATATATCATTTTTCCTTTAATCTAAGTTATATAGTACCATTATAAGattataaataaagaaataataatttcattaaaacaattaaaagtttataattgaaaaaatcaaaatttaagaaaaataataaagagtaatggaaataatatacaattcaattaaaatcttAGGGTtattggaagaaaaaaaaaatactaataaaatgtaAAGGTAAACATATATatgagaaaagaaaatattaataacCGATACCAAAACGGTCATTGCAAAatatagtttttaattatttggaTGTTAGTTGttacaaatattttatataattcacaatttttaattaaaataaaaataaaagaataaaaaagcgTGTCAGGTATCAAGTCGCACTATAATTGTGCATAACGCCTAAACATGCAAAGCGTATGCTTTTTTCTCACTAATTACGCCGATGTTCCTATGCAAACTTCTTAAACtataaattgatatttaaagaatGAGAAATGTTCAGCTCGGCAACACTATTTGGGCGTAAGGTGAGCGACTGCTGACGTGTTTAATGACTTTTCCTTAACATTGTTTTGAGCTACTCTTGAGGACATTGTCAAACCAGATTCACCTAGGACACAATTCAATATAATAGGAATCTTAGCATAAttggatgaattaaaataatcCACAATTAAAACGTATGCTTAGAgctaaatatattgattaagaaatggTAGTTATCAAGACCCCGTCTTATTGTTTGAACTaatcagtgctataccacaccaatgtcatcttattacATTAAGGTTTGGAAATATGTAGACTAACATTGCAACATTtaacgataggtagtcaaagtcTATCTATTTTGTGAATTAAATAATGTTTTCCTTTGTTAAAAAATgatcgtgttaccttaaagtgaacGTCGCCCACAACTGGTTTTCTAAAACAAAGACTTCgacttgttttgttttgtttcttatacattaaaatatacaaaacaatcattaaatgtaaaaacaTAACACCATTATGataaaataatctgttttattccttaGAAAAAAAGAGTTTTTAcaatatccaatcactcgaaatataatttaaagtatacaaaactctaacaTAGAGAGTATGCATAACACCTTAAAAATGCATGCGTATGCTTTTTCTCACTAAATACACCGATGTTGCTCCTACCTATGCAAACTTCTTAAAACTTAGGAGTTAGCATTCACAGTGTTTGCCCTATCTCACAACTTTTCTCATAGTCTATCACCATTTCCTCCAAAAGATCTCTGAGAGTTGTCCCACAACCTATCTCCCTTAATTGGTTCGACTTATCTCACAGCCTATTCCACAGTCCATCTCATTTCCACATTAGCATTATTTCTATATTTAACTTTTAATTGTCAAATGAAATAagataacataaaaaaaagtttctaaCACTAAAAACATTACCCCATTGTCCCTAaaaagtactccttccgtctgaTACACtcagattttgcactgttttaaggcctttatttggtccgtttttaatgtgAAAATCACAATTCAGGTCCATATTTTACATatctttatctattttggtattttgatgtgttttgtgagaaatgtgcatatttaagTCTAAAAAAGACAGtaaaaagtcgaagttggaaatctggagctttTGAGATGCCCAGTGGTCCGCTGCAACCCATACAACGGCCGCTGGGGCCTAACGACCGCGGAGCCAGTAATGgtccgctccggagaaagttgtgctgaaacgaAGAACACGCCCAATGACCGCTCCAAATGATCCAGAAGCTACGAGACAATTTCCAACGACCGCAGGGATGAAGTGTAGCGACCGCTGTTCGAGAGACATAGACTATGGATCAACATGCAGCGACCGCTGTTCGAGGTGCAacggcccgctgggaaaacgcGGCGTACAgaattgacctactttctccccaagatttaccaaacttagccaccCTTTACCTTATTTGTTGCTGCTTGATTTTTCCTCTATATATCCTCTTTTTGCCATATAACTCCAGAGCATAAATTTAAATGTTCTTCATTGTACatgaggttgaagaaggaatcaaaagaagatcaaggctacaaggattcaacatttgggttttattgctttagttcttatgctcactttgttttcccttcattctatgtttttagcttattcattTATGTATacctaaattcataggattctagggatgtgttagtaacgattTTGATTATACaattccatttttctatttaatatccattttgtttttatttcatttcttccctaagttgttctataatacttcacgttAGAGTGACACATTCAGTGATggtttaatataacttgctacacaatcgtgagaggaggttggcaagttagatccacttagtagacactacaattagcttcccttaaaacgataCTTTTAATTGAGAGAGAggactttataagggtcttaggagcttttaggagttacggatctaggattgacaaccctagtgttagtaatctacgcttgtgccgcatgggcaaaacttatgtgactcattctatcgaagtataaaccgtgctagggtattgtagttggaattagtataaccataactgtgaacgcacatccctgaaATTCTCTGATCTCTTatattttacctctttaattatttgcaattagttgttttcttgctttcatatttttttaattttcaaaattctcaaaactttcagttttccaaatagtgaacgaagcttagtagaaggtagacagtctgtgattgttttccccatgatcgatatccggtactgacctttagctatactattcctactatGTATaattgcaggtatttatagtgctaataaaaagtgcatcaagtttttggcgccgttgccggggacaacAATCACTTTTGTGATTGATATATCCAAAAGACGAATTTGCTACTTTagattttaattgctttctgtttttaatttttattttgttttgtttttgtcttCTTCAGGTAGTGTATGCGAACGCGTTCTGGGAAATAATCTTAGAGCCACTCAATCTCGAACTTGAAAGGACACGTAGGAAAATAAGAAGTGATCGACATACAATGGAGGACGAAACAAGAGTTGAGTTAGAAAAGCTGCAGGCCTTAGTAAAGCAATTGATGGATGAAAAGACTGCTCGAAAGgaacaagaaaagaaagataTAGGGGTTGCTGCAGAAGATGCAAACCGCCACCTCTCGAAGTTTGTGGAGATTGCTAACACTCTGAAATTAAATGGTGTAGACGACGACGCCATTAGGGTAAGACTCTTTCccttttcattaattgattcggctaaagagtggtttgagtATCTACCTAGAGAGCAAGTCTCCACGTGGAAATATATAGTGGCAGCATTCCTCGATAAGTACTATCCGTCGGGCACCATTCTGAAGTTAAAGATCAAGATCTTCCAGTTCATTAAAGGCCACGACGAACCTCTCTATAAGGCCGTTGCTCGTTTCAAAGGCCTCCTCAGCAAGTGCCCCAACCACGGTTTCACCGTGGATCATCAGGTAGTCATACTTTACAATGGTTTTAATGAacaaatctatgctatgttggaTTCACGGGCGAACGGAGGATTTCTGCGGAAGAGTGGACCGGAAGCCATGGCGGTGATTGAAGAGTTCGCCACAAATAGCTGAGGGTGGTCATAGGAGAGACATAGCTCGTGAAGGGTAACAGCCATCAATGAAGCCGAGGATAGCTCTTTTGCTAAAGAATTGGTAGAGCTTAGAGTGCGGGTTGATCAAATGGATACGTCAAGAAGACAGGATCCGGTTCCACCGACCTCCGTCATAGCGGTCACCAAACCCGACACTTCTCCCGCTCCCACCAAGGATGTCAACTATGTACAACAAGGAGGCGGTCCCAATAGGCCTTACAATAACAACAATTATCGCCCTGGATAGGGGGACGGTAGTTTCAATAACTATAATGGGAACCGTCCTCATCCCAACCTTTCCTATTCTCACAATAATTTCTTGCAACACCCTGCAGGATTTAATGTGAGCAAAGGAGGGGTAGTTGAGCCCATCATGAAGGAGGAGAAGTACGACCAAGGGATCATAAAGATTTTGGAAGTGCTAGTGCAAGATAGGAAGACCAATGACACCAAGATTGGGGTTGTTGAAGCAAGGTTGAACAACCTCGAGGCATGAATTAACACCATTGCTACCGCCGCCACCAATATCAAAAATCAAATGGACCATGTCCAACAAAAGATAGAGGAGGACAAGGCAAAGGCGACAGCACGAGTGGCCGAGATCAATAAAAAGTGGGTTGCTAAGCAGAAAACGGGCGAAGTTAGCACCTTCGGGGCGAATTCTGTAGTCTGCTGTTGCACTTTTTAGTAGCACTATAAATagctgcaagtatacagagtatgaatagtatagctaaatgtTAGTACTGGATATAGATCACATggaaaacaaacacacactatttatcctctactaaaacttaattactatttggaaaaccgaaagatttagattttgaaaacaaagaacaattaTGGCTATAGAGATAAAAGTacagagataagggaattccagggttGTGCGTTCACAGTAATGGTTAcaaaaattccaactacaacaccctagcacagttcttactttgatagaacgagtcacctagtttatgctcatgcgatgcaaacgttggttacaaacattagggttgtcaatcctaaatacaaAACTCCTAAAAGCTCATAAGACcattgaaaagtcctcactctcaattaacagtgccgttttaaaggaagctaattgtagtgtctattaagtggatctaactcgccaacctcctctcacgattatgtagtgAAACTTCTCTCATTTGTGTGCTCTCCTTCTAGCTCATTCTTCTTTCCACCAACAATCAAGATCCACTCTTCCAAAAATATAGCAACAATCAAGACCTTGTTATATATAGGTATATCCCACGTTCACACAATAAAAAAACAGTTTTTACCCCCTTTCTTTTAAAACCCTAAAGAAAACCAAGAGAGTTAGAAAGGAGAGAAGGGGTGGTGCCGTCTTGAGAAGAAAGCTGCGCAAACTCCAGCAGCGAGGGCGGCGACATGGTTTCGAGTGGAGCAGCAGCGGCTGACCCGGCAGCGACGACATCGACTGTGCCGTGACAGCAGCGGTGCTGCGTTCTGACCAAGGGAAAATAGTAAGGAGCGCGGGCTACCGGCGATGGAGACCGATCAGCGGTGAAGCTGTCAGCATACAGTGACAGCAACGGTGCTCTTTTTCGGAGCTGCCGAACTGAGAAAAACGAGGAGCCCAGCGACCTTTGCGGCGTCGACAAGTCCGAGAGAGAGATGGGAACAAGCAGCCACGAGAGAGAGCGAGGCAGTGGTGCGGCTGGACCAAGGGCGAGTCTATTGGCGACAACAGTAGTGGCTGAAACGACGATGGCACTGCAATGAGGTGAAGGCAGCAGCTGTATACATCTAACGACAACGACGGAAAGGCAAGGAGAAGGAGACGACGGCGCGACGGTGGACAGCAGCTGCATGGGCAACGACGACGGCGTGAGGGGAGAGAGAGTCATGCGACGACGTCTCCGGGTAGGTACAACTCCGCCGCTGGTGATCCATCAATGAGATGGAGAGAATGAAGTTGGCCGATTGCTGTAGATGGAGAAGATGAGATGTTGGCGGTGgaagagaaagagagggagaaCTTTGCGTTGGAGAAGAGAGAATAGGGAGATGAGAGTGACGTGGTGAGAGGGGAAGGGAGAAAGGTCTCCTCTCATTTTGAATTGGGCTGCCCCATTTTATGTTTTGGGCAAAGGAATAATATAAAGGTTGGAccatttgttatttaattaagaagttgactattttaatttttaaattgctTGATTTGAGAATTCTAATTTTTGGGCTGGAGTTAATATGAGAAGGATGAGATCAATGTTCTAAAGTCACAAAGAATTCGGATCGAACGTGTTATCTTTGCGAGCGAAGTAAGACCGAAGAGGAGAattcaaatttagaaaattaaaCGATCGAGGTGGGTTTTCGAACTAAAGTTTTACTGTGggctttctatcctacattattgtGTAGGCTTACTTTTAAATTTACGCAATATCGTTCAAGTATGAGTTATGAGCTTAAATCCCAAATATATTGTGTCATGCCGTATATTGTTTTTGAGGATGTGTCTATCTGATCGccctagtggggagtgagtccctactagaagttatgagtttaatcgaattcgggtttgtctagggagtgagtccctattcaagctagtgtacacagaggggatcgtgcgctatctttcgagttggccggtccagtgatcgagaatgtggccaGGTTCCCGTTTCACATATGAGGTTCAGATACGGTacaaggagagagaaaaatgggttgTAGCCATACTTTTGAGCGAGAAAATATTTTGTTGACTAGGTCTTTTATaaaaaccccgagttcacttttaaatgttgagacaatatcttatgaaaattattttagCATGTGTCCTCTGAGTGGatcaagtactcaaccctgcatttctttttaaaaaatgtgcaggttgagcgtgacgggtgcagtgggtgttgagcaagaccgttgaataaatttaagtgtttagaatgtgtcatgtcttcacacatgacataTTCCTTCTCACACATGACATATCCCTTCTctgaaatgcttccgctaagtagttgtccttcttttgagttcttgtattactgagatagtattcatttttgagttgttgattgtggagatactctgattttattcgagctattcccatttatttcgagctatggtcgatttgtgttgttttcccctttcttccccacttctttaatcctcccctagtcgcgatcaatcgtgttttctatccttagaaaatgcgggcgtgacataaaacttttctaacaacttcatcttctctacagaatcaacatgaaaaacagAGTAAAAGAAAATAGATCTAAAAAGTTACAAAAAACGAAACATCATAACAACTCGTAAACTTGGATCTACTCTTAAAATCTAACCTACGACTACGTAAACAAGTAACTAAACCATGATCATGTAGAAATACAAACGTGCCTAAACATCCTAAAGTAATTCATTCATGATTTCTTCGCAATTAAACAGAGACATAACTCAAAAATCAGATCTGACCAAATCAACGCGAAACAAAACATTTTGAGCTAAGAATTGCAACATAAAGCAGGAATCAAAGGAAGACAAAAATATTATTCATGGAACAGAACACATCATCTAGAAACGAAACCATAACTTCAAATCTACTAAATCAAAAACATCAAAAGTCGATAAcatcaaaattaaattgaaaacaaacaacgaaagtaggaaattgtttcatcgcttctTCTCGAAGCGGAATATCAAGAAAAGAACGATTAAAAGCTAAAAACCAACAATAAACACCaactaaactgaactaaaataggaccaagtgtgtgtgtgacGGAAATCAGGAAGATGAAGTGTTAAGAGCTCCTAATTCCAgctctagaagagagctgaaaactTATGAGTGTCACCGTTGGAAGCCGCCTCCTTCCTCCTTATCTATGTCCttttataggaaggcgtgagcTCTTGATCCCTAGGGCATTTGTTCTCTGAAAATTCTGTTTTACCCCTTGCCCTTGAGGATCTTTCTAGTGCGACGCATCGGTCTTCTCATTAGGTGCTCCCGCTGCATGTCATTTTACCCGACTTGATCCATTTGTGCAGCAAATTTGACTCCTTCTCTTGATCCATTCGTCCGCCCAATTGATCAACTCATTTTGTGAAAATGACGGACTTCACACACACCTGACTCAAAACTGGTTGTTAGTTTacagaatttgatgtagttttatgatagaacacatgcatgaaagaTGCAAGTTTCAAAGCATGGTTCTTATTTAGAAACAGTAAACAAGCACACGTATGTAAAAGATCTAGAGAGAAAAAACACATAAGCAAACTAAACAcattaaaaagcctgaaagGACAGAACCGGTTTATGTTGCTTGTCTGttttgtcaagatagcttctatctttccaactgttggattcattCAGCCACTCAATCGTCACCAGAATTGTTAGgaccattctctcattcatttTGCCATAACATTGATGCTCGAGTTCTGTTGACAGAAGATAACCCCTTAAGGTCTTTATTTAGGTTGTAATGTGGCAAGGGTTGTAGTGTATAAAGGTGAGGGTCCTACGGGTTCTAAGTTCATAAGGTATATAGAAGTatgaaggacatgtgaactttgAGACAAAACTAGGACAACCTCCTTATGTACAATCTGAAACCTTGGAAATACCCctggccattttggccttatttatCTAACTTTTTCTTAGGGTCAGGTTATATCGTTTCCTgccctctctctttttttctattttcttttctttttatggGTCAGGTTATACTTTAttcctgcccattttctaactttctttttctacctttttctcttttttttgtgggtcaggttacaatgtTACCTTTCCGTTTTCTTTCTAACTCTGTGTTTTATACTCCCATGTTTCACAACCTATTTCCTATCTCCAAACGGTAAGTTGCCCTAGCCTATCCCCTTTTTCACATGACATGAAGGTTTAGGATTTCCAAAGAAGGGATGATCTTATTTCAGGCTCAAAAGGTGTAACTAGGGGTGCCCTTACAGTGAGGCGGGTTCGCATGATTCGAAAGAATTAGGCTCAACTGGTGGTTcttattgcctttagtcctcactagcTTGTGTCATTTCCCTCTAAGCATCAATGGCAgcctctctatttttttattttagttgaa
Encoded proteins:
- the LOC121779675 gene encoding uncharacterized protein LOC121779675, with the protein product MEKENENKQEQREEKHQPPYISSMQPVTTEAYGGGMYGAEEGAQKKPPASDTQSADGPAEATIEPKHKPPPSTGDPDLDVTGQSYIQ